The following proteins come from a genomic window of Flavobacterium eburneipallidum:
- a CDS encoding DUF2225 domain-containing protein, translated as MKNRILLIALLLTSKLLFAHECHPQMVKCPIDNVDVKFCVYGGSSAYGNYADFQTKEHMNDYYQELIKSCPKCKYSGFIADFKIQYNDAEKVKIKTFLSKYEGLKIDDANQCQITAELKEFLKERNDKIANYFLIGSYVLKMNPQKVAYRKELQNKARSYFVKAIANNEYANPVELTSINYLIAELYRRTSDFKNAIKYYDLVIKSPKKSSWIEEMVVIQKELAVKKNDINSI; from the coding sequence ATGAAAAATAGAATCTTATTAATAGCTCTTTTATTGACTAGCAAATTGCTTTTTGCACATGAATGTCATCCACAAATGGTGAAGTGCCCAATCGATAATGTGGACGTAAAGTTTTGTGTTTATGGCGGTTCTTCGGCTTATGGAAATTATGCCGATTTTCAGACGAAAGAACACATGAACGATTACTATCAGGAATTGATAAAAAGTTGCCCTAAATGCAAATATTCGGGCTTTATAGCTGATTTTAAAATCCAATACAACGATGCTGAAAAAGTAAAAATAAAGACTTTTTTATCCAAATACGAAGGACTCAAAATTGACGATGCCAATCAATGCCAAATAACAGCTGAACTAAAAGAGTTTCTCAAAGAAAGGAATGATAAAATAGCTAATTATTTTTTGATAGGCTCTTATGTCTTGAAAATGAATCCCCAAAAAGTAGCTTATCGAAAAGAGTTACAAAACAAAGCGAGATCCTATTTTGTAAAAGCAATTGCTAATAATGAATATGCTAATCCAGTGGAACTAACTTCCATAAATTATCTAATAGCTGAATTGTATAGACGTACATCCGATTTTAAGAACGCCATAAAGTATTACGATTTAGTAATCAAAAGCCCTAAAAAAAGTTCGTGGATAGAAGAAATGGTTGTTATACAAAAGGAACTTGCAGTCAAAAAAAATGACATTAATAGTATTTAA
- the lysA gene encoding diaminopimelate decarboxylase, whose translation MQAKDLVQLAEQFGSPLYVYDAAKIQSQYKRLTAAFSKVEKLRINYAMKALSNVAILQLLRECGSCLDAVSIQEVQLGLHAGYSPDQIFFTPNGVSLEEIEEVSALGVQINIDNLSILEQFGTKHPTVPVCIRINPHVMAGGNANISVGHIDSKFGISVHQLPHLVRIVENTKMNIVGIHMHTGSDILDIEVFLYAAEILFDAARNFKNLEFLDFGSGFKVPYKKDDVETDIEELGRKLSKRFNAFCKEYGKDLTLIFEPGKFLVSEAGYFLAKVNVVKQTTSTVFAGIDSGFNHLIRPMFYGSQHYIENISNPKGKERFYSVVGYICETDTFASNRRIAEINEGDILSFRNAGAYCFSMSSNYNSRYKPAEVLWLNGEGHLIRAHETFEDLLKNQIPLPVKATV comes from the coding sequence ATGCAAGCGAAAGACTTAGTACAATTAGCCGAACAATTTGGAAGTCCATTATACGTGTATGATGCGGCAAAAATCCAGTCACAATATAAAAGATTAACAGCTGCTTTTTCTAAAGTAGAAAAATTGCGTATCAATTATGCCATGAAGGCATTGTCTAACGTTGCCATTCTTCAATTGTTGAGAGAATGTGGCTCTTGTTTAGACGCTGTTTCTATTCAAGAAGTACAATTAGGACTTCATGCTGGATATTCTCCAGATCAAATCTTCTTTACGCCAAACGGTGTTTCTTTAGAAGAAATTGAAGAAGTTTCGGCTTTGGGTGTTCAAATCAATATTGATAACTTATCGATATTGGAGCAATTTGGAACAAAACATCCAACTGTTCCGGTTTGTATCCGTATCAATCCACACGTAATGGCGGGTGGAAATGCTAATATTTCGGTGGGGCATATCGATAGTAAATTTGGTATTTCTGTTCACCAATTACCACATTTAGTGCGTATTGTTGAAAATACAAAAATGAACATTGTTGGAATTCACATGCACACAGGTTCTGATATTTTAGATATTGAAGTGTTCTTGTATGCAGCTGAAATCTTGTTTGACGCTGCCAGAAACTTCAAAAATCTAGAGTTTTTAGATTTCGGAAGTGGATTTAAAGTACCTTATAAAAAAGACGATGTAGAAACCGACATTGAAGAATTGGGTAGAAAATTATCTAAAAGATTCAATGCTTTCTGCAAAGAATATGGTAAAGATTTGACTTTAATTTTTGAACCTGGTAAATTCTTGGTTAGTGAAGCTGGCTATTTCTTGGCTAAAGTAAATGTAGTAAAACAAACTACTTCTACTGTTTTTGCTGGTATTGATAGTGGTTTCAATCACTTAATACGACCAATGTTTTATGGTTCGCAACATTATATCGAAAACATTTCTAATCCAAAAGGGAAAGAGCGTTTTTACTCGGTTGTAGGATACATTTGCGAAACTGATACATTTGCCAGTAACCGCAGAATTGCAGAAATCAACGAAGGTGATATTTTGAGTTTCAGAAATGCAGGAGCGTATTGCTTCTCGATGTCATCGAACTACAATTCAAGATACAAACCTGCTGAAGTATTATGGTTGAACGGCGAAGGTCATTTGATTCGTGCTCATGAAACATTTGAAGACTTACTCAAAAATCAAATTCCATTGCCTGTTAAGGCAACAGTATAG
- a CDS encoding master DNA invertase Mpi family serine-type recombinase: MIYGYIRVSTDKQTVENQRYEINQFCGKNTYVVDKWIEETISGSKNVDERKLGKLLKKMKKEDILICSELSRLGRNLLMIMGVLNECMNRDIQVWTIKDNYRLGSDINSKVLAFAFGLSAEIERNLISQRTKEALARKRAEGVILGRPKGSKSAKTKLTGQEKKIQDLLDRKVSYSAIGRILSVHRLTVSSFVNRNEEIVKT; encoded by the coding sequence ATGATTTACGGTTACATCAGAGTAAGTACAGACAAACAGACTGTAGAAAATCAAAGGTATGAAATCAACCAATTTTGTGGTAAAAACACATACGTTGTCGATAAATGGATTGAAGAAACTATTTCGGGGTCAAAAAATGTAGATGAAAGAAAGTTAGGCAAACTGCTCAAAAAAATGAAAAAAGAAGATATTCTTATTTGCTCTGAACTTTCTCGTTTGGGTAGAAATCTATTGATGATTATGGGGGTTCTTAATGAATGTATGAACAGAGACATTCAGGTTTGGACCATTAAAGATAATTATCGATTAGGAAGTGATATTAATTCTAAAGTGCTTGCTTTTGCTTTTGGACTTTCTGCCGAAATAGAAAGAAATCTAATTTCACAACGCACCAAAGAAGCATTAGCCAGAAAACGTGCAGAAGGAGTTATTCTAGGGCGTCCAAAAGGAAGTAAATCGGCTAAAACTAAACTGACTGGACAGGAGAAAAAAATTCAGGATTTATTAGATAGAAAAGTTTCCTATAGTGCTATCGGAAGAATATTAAGTGTTCATCGACTGACCGTTTCGAGTTTTGTAAACAGAAATGAAGAAATTGTAAAAACCTAA
- a CDS encoding TaqI-like C-terminal specificity domain-containing protein, whose product MSDYVSQFSNFSEFNTSESWVVLSSIEKQIKIKIERIGTPLKNWNIRINYGIKTGYNEAFIIDGKKKDQLIAEDPKSADIIRPLLRGRDIKRYSHEYADLYLITTFPSLKIDIDSYPSVKQHLIGFGFDRLKQTGDKGARKKTNNQWFETQDSISYWEDFFRPKIIYPNMTKFLPFMYDDKEYLTNQKCFIITGEKIEFLVAFLNSSLFKYCFKENFPELQGGTRELSKIFFDKISILHISEEMNLHFKSLIDKVHYLKYNNEASKEIELQIDNKIFELYNLTDEEKNEVGFIEIQ is encoded by the coding sequence TTGAGCGATTATGTTAGTCAATTTTCTAATTTTTCTGAATTCAATACTTCTGAAAGTTGGGTGGTTCTTTCTTCAATTGAAAAGCAAATTAAGATTAAGATTGAACGTATTGGCACTCCATTAAAGAATTGGAATATCCGTATAAATTATGGCATTAAAACTGGATATAATGAAGCGTTTATTATTGATGGGAAGAAGAAAGATCAACTAATAGCAGAAGATCCAAAATCTGCTGATATTATACGACCGTTACTTCGTGGAAGAGATATTAAACGTTATTCTCACGAATATGCTGATTTATACTTAATTACTACTTTTCCTAGCTTAAAAATAGATATAGATTCTTATCCTTCTGTAAAACAACATCTTATAGGTTTTGGTTTTGACAGATTAAAACAAACTGGAGATAAAGGAGCAAGAAAAAAGACTAATAATCAATGGTTTGAAACACAAGATTCGATAAGTTATTGGGAGGATTTTTTTAGACCAAAAATCATTTATCCTAATATGACAAAATTCTTACCTTTTATGTATGACGATAAAGAATATTTAACTAATCAAAAATGCTTTATAATCACAGGAGAAAAAATTGAATTTTTGGTTGCTTTTCTTAATTCATCTTTGTTTAAATATTGCTTCAAAGAAAATTTTCCTGAACTACAAGGAGGTACTAGAGAGTTAAGTAAAATATTTTTTGACAAAATTTCTATTTTGCATATTTCAGAAGAAATGAATTTACACTTCAAAAGTTTAATTGATAAAGTTCATTATTTAAAATATAATAATGAAGCTTCGAAAGAAATTGAACTTCAAATTGATAATAAAATTTTTGAATTATATAATTTAACAGATGAAGAGAAAAATGAAGTAGGATTTATTGAGATTCAATAA
- a CDS encoding DUF7149 domain-containing protein has translation MEIKILKPRKALNKAYLKVKPNRIDIENFKTNLIQLLDRINDKESEEFHKNIVSDFLKKTYYEANHFINTRGKNDLVIHNNSTAKSSVGVIIEAKKISNKSEMVSEKSLNAKALQELVLYYLRERITHKNLEVKNLVITNIYEWYIFDAVVFEKLFAKNKNLVKQFEDFENNRLSGNTTDFFYSEIAKPFIGNITQEIEYTYFDIRDYQKIITNNNTKDDNELIALYKLLSPEHLLKLPFTNDSNTLDKRFYNELLHIIGLIETKDGGKRLIERNKEGQRHSGTILEDTIIQLDSLDKISRLDKAFLYGETHQERLFNVALTLNITWINRILFLKLLEAQLITYHKGDKSYSFLNLERIKEYDDLNSLFFQVLARKHEERNDDVKKLFEKVPYLNSSLFEPTEIEHSTLFISNLKDDKKIPVLSTTVLKDEQGKKRTGNLTTLEYLFEFLNAYDFSSEGSEEIQEDNKTLINASVLGLIFEKINGYKDGSFFTPGIITMYMCRETLRKTVVQKFNDTKGWDCKEFDELYNKIQDKKEANQIINSIKICDPAVGSGHFLVSALNELIAIKNDLKILQDKEGRNLNFYHVEVENDELIVTDEDGKLFDYNPNNKESQRIQETLFHEKQLIIENCLFGVDINPNSVKICRLRLWIELLKNTYYKNKTELETLPNIDINIKNGNSLISRFPLNSDLKASLKKSKISIDDYKNAVANYRNAVSKEQKWDLEKLINEIKNNFRTEINKNSKEIKDLQKFRADYFTKYESVQLFEATLTKAQQKDKKELESKIQKIEDFIEEITNNKIYENAFEWRFEFPEVLDDEGDFIGFDAIIGNPPYIQLQKMGADSDALQKIGYETFARTGDIYSLFYELGHQILKDKGLLTFITSNKWMRAAYGESLRKFFIEKTNPLVLIDFGGTQIFDTATVDTNILMFSKDKNRQQTQACIVKEKMLINLSDYVRQFSNFSEFNTSESWVILSEIEQRIKTKIEAVGKPLRDWDIKIYRGILTGYNEAFIIDGKKKDQLIKEDPKSAEIIRPILRGRDIKKYSYDFADLWLINTHNGIKEKGVKPINIENYPVIKNHLDQFYQILEKRTDKGDSLYNLRNCAYMEDFYKQKIIFQEMVQESSFILDYEGKYMCLDTARIITGNDLDILIAVLNSNLFFYAVKTFYGGGGLGETGIRMKHTFFENFPMPNFLDNEKKNLKTLIETSLSSLENIDEIIYKSFDLTDEEIDFIESQ, from the coding sequence ATGGAAATAAAAATACTTAAACCTCGTAAAGCACTCAATAAAGCGTATCTAAAAGTAAAACCGAATAGAATTGATATTGAAAATTTCAAGACTAATCTTATTCAATTATTAGATAGAATCAATGATAAAGAATCCGAGGAATTCCATAAAAATATAGTTTCTGACTTTCTTAAAAAAACATATTACGAAGCCAATCATTTCATTAATACGAGAGGAAAAAATGATTTGGTTATTCATAATAACAGTACTGCTAAAAGTTCAGTTGGTGTAATTATTGAAGCTAAAAAAATCAGTAATAAATCTGAAATGGTTAGCGAAAAAAGCCTGAATGCAAAAGCATTACAGGAATTAGTGCTTTATTATTTACGGGAAAGAATTACACATAAAAATCTTGAAGTCAAAAATTTAGTAATTACCAATATTTATGAATGGTACATTTTTGATGCAGTTGTGTTTGAAAAATTATTTGCTAAAAATAAAAATTTAGTAAAGCAATTTGAAGATTTTGAAAACAATAGATTATCGGGTAATACAACCGATTTTTTCTATTCAGAAATTGCCAAACCATTTATCGGGAATATCACTCAAGAAATAGAATACACTTATTTCGATATCCGAGACTATCAAAAAATCATCACTAATAATAATACAAAAGATGATAATGAGCTTATCGCTTTATACAAACTTTTGTCTCCCGAGCATTTATTAAAACTTCCTTTTACCAATGATAGTAATACATTAGACAAACGTTTCTATAATGAACTCTTACACATTATAGGTTTAATAGAAACAAAAGATGGAGGTAAAAGATTGATTGAACGCAATAAAGAAGGACAGCGCCATTCAGGAACTATATTGGAAGATACCATTATCCAATTAGACAGTCTGGATAAAATCAGTAGATTAGATAAAGCTTTTTTGTATGGTGAAACACATCAAGAACGTTTGTTTAATGTAGCTCTGACATTAAACATTACTTGGATTAACCGAATTCTTTTTTTAAAATTACTTGAAGCGCAATTAATTACCTACCACAAAGGTGACAAATCCTATTCGTTTCTGAATTTAGAAAGAATCAAAGAATATGATGATTTGAACAGTTTATTTTTTCAGGTATTAGCTCGAAAACACGAAGAAAGAAACGACGATGTAAAAAAACTTTTTGAAAAAGTTCCGTATTTAAATAGTTCGCTATTTGAACCAACAGAAATAGAACATTCAACACTTTTCATCAGTAATTTAAAAGATGACAAGAAAATACCTGTCCTTTCTACGACAGTTTTGAAAGATGAACAAGGCAAGAAACGAACAGGAAATTTAACCACTTTAGAATATCTTTTCGAATTCCTAAATGCTTATGATTTTAGCAGTGAAGGTTCAGAAGAAATTCAGGAAGACAACAAAACGTTGATTAATGCTTCCGTTTTAGGATTAATTTTCGAAAAAATAAATGGCTATAAAGACGGTTCTTTCTTTACTCCTGGAATCATTACGATGTATATGTGTCGCGAAACATTGCGAAAAACTGTTGTCCAAAAATTTAATGATACGAAAGGATGGGATTGTAAAGAATTTGATGAATTGTACAATAAAATCCAAGATAAAAAAGAAGCCAATCAAATCATAAACAGTATTAAAATATGTGATCCCGCTGTTGGTTCTGGTCACTTTTTAGTTTCTGCTTTAAATGAATTAATTGCCATCAAAAATGATTTAAAAATCTTGCAGGACAAAGAAGGAAGAAATTTAAATTTTTATCACGTTGAAGTGGAAAATGATGAACTTATTGTAACTGATGAAGATGGAAAGTTATTTGATTACAATCCTAATAACAAAGAAAGCCAACGCATTCAGGAAACCTTATTTCACGAAAAACAACTCATTATTGAAAACTGTTTATTTGGTGTAGATATCAATCCAAACTCGGTAAAAATCTGTCGTTTGCGTTTGTGGATTGAGTTATTAAAAAATACTTATTACAAAAACAAAACCGAACTGGAAACGTTACCAAATATTGATATTAATATCAAAAATGGAAATTCACTTATTAGCCGTTTTCCTTTGAATAGTGATTTGAAGGCATCATTAAAGAAAAGTAAAATTTCAATTGACGATTATAAAAATGCCGTTGCCAATTATAGAAATGCTGTAAGTAAAGAACAAAAATGGGATTTAGAAAAACTGATTAATGAAATTAAAAACAATTTCAGAACCGAAATCAACAAAAACAGCAAGGAAATAAAAGACTTACAAAAATTTAGAGCTGACTATTTTACAAAATATGAAAGTGTTCAATTATTTGAAGCCACTTTAACTAAAGCACAACAGAAAGACAAAAAAGAACTTGAAAGTAAAATCCAAAAAATTGAGGATTTTATAGAGGAAATTACAAATAACAAAATTTATGAAAATGCCTTTGAATGGCGTTTTGAATTCCCTGAAGTTTTAGATGATGAAGGCGATTTTATTGGCTTTGATGCCATTATTGGAAATCCGCCATATATCCAATTGCAAAAAATGGGAGCCGATAGTGATGCGCTACAAAAAATAGGATATGAAACTTTTGCCCGAACAGGTGATATTTATAGTTTATTTTATGAATTGGGGCATCAAATTTTAAAAGATAAAGGCTTGCTAACATTTATTACTTCAAATAAATGGATGCGTGCCGCTTATGGTGAAAGTTTACGAAAGTTTTTTATTGAGAAAACAAATCCACTGGTTTTAATTGATTTTGGCGGTACACAAATCTTTGATACAGCAACAGTCGATACGAATATATTAATGTTTTCAAAGGATAAAAATAGGCAACAAACACAAGCTTGTATTGTCAAAGAAAAGATGTTAATTAATTTGAGCGATTATGTTAGACAATTTTCTAATTTTTCTGAATTCAATACTTCTGAAAGTTGGGTAATTTTAAGTGAAATAGAACAACGCATAAAGACTAAAATCGAGGCAGTTGGAAAACCATTACGTGATTGGGATATTAAAATTTATCGTGGAATTTTAACAGGCTACAATGAAGCTTTCATCATTGATGGAAAAAAGAAAGATCAATTGATAAAAGAAGATCCCAAATCTGCCGAAATTATACGACCTATTTTACGTGGCAGAGACATTAAAAAATATAGTTATGATTTTGCGGATTTATGGTTAATAAATACTCATAATGGAATTAAAGAAAAAGGGGTAAAGCCTATAAATATAGAGAATTATCCTGTAATCAAAAATCATCTTGACCAATTTTATCAAATATTAGAAAAACGCACTGACAAAGGAGATAGTTTATACAATTTAAGAAACTGTGCTTATATGGAGGATTTTTATAAACAAAAAATTATTTTTCAAGAAATGGTGCAAGAATCAAGTTTTATTCTTGATTATGAAGGAAAATATATGTGTTTAGATACCGCCAGAATTATTACTGGTAATGATTTAGATATTTTAATCGCCGTTCTCAATTCTAATTTATTTTTCTATGCGGTTAAAACATTTTATGGTGGTGGTGGTTTAGGTGAAACCGGCATTAGAATGAAACATACTTTTTTTGAAAATTTTCCTATGCCTAATTTTTTAGACAATGAGAAAAAAAATCTTAAAACATTAATAGAGACTTCTTTATCATCGTTAGAAAATATTGATGAAATTATATATAAATCATTTGACTTAACAGATGAAGAAATAGATTTTATTGAATCTCAATAA
- a CDS encoding virulence RhuM family protein, translating into MSEEQNIIIYNTQDGKSAVSLFVKGDSVWMNQQQLAELFDTSKQNIGQHINNILEDNELDSNSVVKDYFTTASDGKNYNVTFYSLDMILAIGFRVRSKRGTQFRQWANRNLKEYMIKGFVMDDERLKNPDGRPDYFDELLARIRDVRASEKRFYQKVRDLFALSSDYDVTDKATQMFFAETQNKLLFAITGKTAAEIIVSRANANETNMALTSWKGTVVRKQDVFIAKNYLTKDEIDSLNRFIVVFLETAELRAKNRQDITMNFWKENVDKILDLNNKPILQGKGNISNAQMEEMAEKVYLAFNTKRKTEEAKKADDEDLEVLKALEKEIKNNKK; encoded by the coding sequence ATGTCAGAAGAACAAAACATCATTATTTACAACACCCAAGATGGGAAGTCTGCCGTTTCGCTTTTTGTCAAAGGAGATTCGGTTTGGATGAATCAACAACAGCTTGCAGAACTTTTTGACACCTCTAAACAAAACATAGGACAACACATTAACAATATACTAGAAGACAATGAGTTAGATTCAAATTCAGTTGTAAAGGATTACTTTACAACTGCCTCGGATGGCAAAAATTACAATGTTACTTTTTATAGTTTAGATATGATTCTTGCTATTGGTTTTAGGGTAAGAAGCAAGCGAGGAACACAATTCAGACAATGGGCAAATCGCAATCTGAAAGAATATATGATTAAGGGATTTGTGATGGATGACGAACGTCTTAAAAACCCTGACGGAAGACCTGATTATTTTGATGAGCTACTTGCGAGAATAAGAGATGTAAGAGCTTCTGAAAAACGTTTTTATCAAAAAGTAAGAGATTTGTTTGCCTTGAGCAGCGATTATGATGTTACTGACAAAGCAACTCAAATGTTTTTTGCCGAAACACAGAATAAATTACTCTTTGCCATTACAGGAAAAACGGCTGCCGAAATTATTGTAAGCAGAGCTAATGCCAACGAAACCAATATGGCATTGACCAGTTGGAAAGGTACAGTAGTCAGAAAACAAGATGTTTTTATTGCAAAGAATTACCTAACCAAAGATGAAATAGACAGTCTTAATCGTTTTATTGTTGTCTTTTTAGAAACAGCCGAATTACGAGCCAAGAACAGACAGGATATTACAATGAATTTTTGGAAAGAAAATGTAGATAAAATTTTAGACCTTAACAACAAACCCATTTTACAAGGCAAAGGCAATATCAGTAATGCACAAATGGAGGAAATGGCAGAAAAAGTATATCTCGCTTTTAACACCAAACGAAAAACAGAAGAAGCAAAAAAAGCAGATGACGAAGATTTAGAAGTGCTGAAAGCCTTGGAAAAGGAGATTAAAAACAATAAGAAATAA
- a CDS encoding glutamate synthase subunit beta, with translation MGKVTGFKEFERQDETYTAVKERIGHYNEFTVPLSEAEITKQGSRCMDCGIPFCHSGCPLGNLIPDFNHMVHQGEWQKASWILHSTNNFPEFTGRLCPAPCEKACVLGIIEEPISIENIEKNIVERAFAEGWIKPQPPKVRTGKTVAVVGSGPAGLAAAQQLNRAGHLVTVFEREDAVGGLLRYGIPNFKMEKGVIDRRVAILEAEGITFQTNTNVGVNYEINDLKAFDSIVLCGGATERRGLPTPGADADGVVQAMDFLTQQTKVVFGQKIENQIMATGKDVIVIGGGDTGSDCVGTSNRHGAKSVTNFEIMPKPPVGRSESTPWPYWPLQLKTSSSHKEGVERNWLINTKEFVKDANGKLIALKTVNVEWKMVPGQRPELIEVAGSEKTWPCDLALLALGFTGPEKTLAEQLGIELDFRSNYKAEYGKYQTNVSNIFTAGDMRRGQSLIVWAISEGREAARQVDIYLMGSSNLPTKEGGDLPGV, from the coding sequence ATGGGAAAAGTAACAGGTTTTAAAGAATTCGAAAGACAAGATGAAACATACACAGCAGTAAAAGAGCGTATAGGACATTATAATGAATTTACGGTTCCTTTGAGTGAAGCTGAAATAACAAAACAAGGATCCCGTTGCATGGATTGCGGAATTCCTTTTTGTCATAGTGGATGTCCTCTAGGAAATTTGATACCCGATTTTAATCACATGGTACACCAAGGCGAATGGCAAAAAGCCTCTTGGATACTACATTCAACAAATAACTTCCCTGAATTTACAGGACGTTTATGCCCTGCTCCATGCGAAAAAGCATGTGTATTAGGAATTATTGAAGAACCTATTTCTATTGAAAACATAGAAAAAAATATTGTTGAACGTGCTTTTGCCGAAGGTTGGATTAAACCACAACCACCAAAAGTAAGAACTGGAAAAACTGTGGCTGTAGTAGGTTCAGGACCTGCTGGTTTAGCTGCTGCGCAACAATTGAACAGAGCAGGACACTTGGTTACTGTATTTGAAAGAGAAGATGCTGTAGGTGGATTATTGCGCTACGGTATTCCTAATTTCAAAATGGAAAAAGGAGTAATTGACCGTCGTGTAGCTATATTAGAAGCCGAAGGTATAACATTCCAAACAAATACTAACGTTGGTGTTAACTATGAAATCAATGATTTGAAAGCTTTTGATTCTATTGTACTTTGCGGAGGAGCAACAGAAAGAAGAGGCTTACCAACTCCAGGTGCTGATGCAGACGGAGTAGTTCAAGCAATGGATTTCTTGACACAACAAACAAAAGTTGTTTTTGGTCAAAAAATAGAAAACCAAATAATGGCTACTGGTAAAGATGTAATCGTAATTGGTGGTGGAGATACAGGTTCCGACTGTGTAGGTACATCTAATCGCCACGGTGCAAAATCAGTAACTAACTTTGAGATTATGCCAAAACCTCCAGTAGGAAGAAGCGAATCAACACCATGGCCTTACTGGCCGCTACAACTGAAAACTTCTTCTTCTCACAAAGAAGGTGTTGAAAGAAACTGGTTGATTAACACCAAAGAATTCGTTAAAGATGCCAATGGTAAATTAATCGCCCTAAAAACAGTTAACGTAGAATGGAAAATGGTTCCTGGTCAACGTCCAGAATTAATTGAAGTTGCTGGTTCTGAAAAAACATGGCCTTGTGATTTAGCTTTGTTAGCTTTAGGATTTACAGGCCCTGAAAAAACTTTAGCAGAACAATTAGGTATCGAATTGGATTTCAGAAGCAACTACAAAGCAGAATATGGTAAATACCAAACCAATGTTTCAAACATCTTTACTGCTGGTGATATGCGTCGTGGACAGTCATTGATTGTTTGGGCAATCTCTGAAGGTCGCGAAGCTGCTAGACAAGTAGATATTTACTTAATGGGTTCATCTAACCTACCTACTAAAGAAGGTGGTGATTTACCTGGAGTATAA